The sequence TGCGCGCGCCGAGTGGCGTCGGCAACCAATGGTCGAAGAGCGAGCGTCCGTATCGACGGCCGGTGTCGGTGGGAATCATCGGTCGTCGCTCCTCTGCGTCAATCCTCGGGTGTCGGGCTGACCGTCGCTATGGGGGATGACCCTGATCGGACCCGGATTGTGACCCCGACCCGGTCGCCGCCTGGGAGGCCAAACGCCGTTAGAATTCATCGGCAGTGAGTTCTAGCACAGAATTCCCCACCGATGAAACCTCTTCTCCGACGCCCAGGGGGCGTCGCCCGGGGAAGTCGGACACGCGGTCACAGATCGTGGCCGCTGCCGATGCCGCGTTCGCCTCGGAGGGATACGCCCAAGCCAGCCTCAGGGGAATCGCCCAGCGGGCCGGTGTCGACCCTGCGCTGGTCCACCACTACTTCGACGGAAAGGCCGCCCTGTTCGTCGAGGTGACGGGGCTGCCGAGGGACTTCCGGGAGATCCGGGACGAGGTGGACCGGGCAACGGGCTCCCGGGGCACGGCCCTCGTGGACCGGTTCCTTCGCTATTGGGACGAGGAGCCTCCGGAGGGGCGGGCCAATTCCTTCCTCTCCCTGATGCAGGCCATCTCCTCCTCGCCCCGGGCGGCTGAGAGCTTCAAGCAGTTCCTCATCGACCGCATCTGGTCCCAGGTCGCCCGGGACCCCGACGATCCCGACTGGCTCGTTCGACGGGCACTGATCGGTTCTCAGCTCGTCGGCGTGGCGTTCCAGCGCTACGTCCTCCGTCTCGAGCCCCTCGCCTCGGCCGAGCCGGCCGAGGTGGCCCAGTGGGTCGGTCCCACGATCGACCGGTACATGGCCGGTCCTCTGGAGGTGGCGCCGCCGGCGCCCGACAGGTCGCGACACTCGGGGCGCGCCCGTCCGAGGCAACGAGGGAGGTGAGCGCCGTCAGTGCGTGAGGTTGCCTACCATGCGACGTGCACCCGCCCGATGCTCAGAGCCCGCTGAGAGGCCGCGGTCGCAGCCGGATCGGCCTGGTTGTGCTCTTCGTGGTGCTCGTTGCGGCGGCGTGCGGGGGATCGGCGTCCCGGTCCTCGGGCTCGGCGACGTCCTCGACGTCCTCGACGTCTTCGGCATCCCCGGGCGGCCCCAGCGGCCAGCTCCTCGCCGCCCTGGGCAACGGGCCCGACGGCAACCCCGTGGACGGGGTGGCCTGCAACGCCGGCGAGCAGCTCGCCTACCACATCCACGCCCACCTGGCGGTGTACGTGAACGGCCAGCCCGCGCTGATCCCGTACGGCATCGGGATCAAGCAACCCGTGGCGGAGCAGACATCAGCGGGGCCCTTCGTCGCGCAGGGTGACTGCTTCTACTGGATCCACGTCCACGACCTCAGCGGGGTCATCCACATCGAGTCGCCAACTCAGCGGACCTACACGCTCGGCCAGTTCTTCGACCTCTGGGGCCAACCCCTGTCGGCCACTCAGGTTGGGCCGGCCTCGGGCCCGGTGACGGCATTCGTCAACGGTTCGCCCTTCCAGGGAGATCCGCGATCGATCCCGCTCGACGCCCACCAGGTGATCCAGCTCGATGTGGGCACCGTGGTGCCTCCTCAGCCCTACCACTTCCCGAGCGGCCTCTAGTTCGTCGAAAGGGGGTCCAGCGTCAGCGCGAGACTGGCGTCATGTGCTTCGGTGATGATGCCCGACCGCCGCTTCCGCCCGTGCGCGGGGGCGCTGCTGACCACGGAGACCTCGTCCTGCGCTCGGCCGACGGGACCGGGCTCGCCGCCTACTACGCGCACCCGGATGCGCCCTCGAACGCAGGCATGGTGGTCATGCCCGACGTGCGGGGACTGCACGACTTCTACAAGGAGCTGGCCCGCCGCTTCGCCGAAGCGGGACTGCACAGCGTCGCCATCGATTACTTCGGCCGCACAGCGGGCATCGGTCCTCGCGGCGACGACTTTTCGTGGCGCGAGCACGTGGACCAGCTCGAGCCCCAGACGGTCAGCGAGGACGTCGCGTCAGCCAGCCACTGGCTCCGGTCCCTCTCCAACGGCACCGTCCAGTCGGTCTTCACGGTCGGCTTCTGCATGGGCGGCGCCCTTTCCTGGGCTCAATCGGCCGCCGGGCTGGACCTCAGCGGCTGCGTCGGCTTCTACGGCATGCCGGCGCGCGTCGCCGACCGGATCGGAGACATGAAGGCTCCGCTGCTGCTGCTCGCGGCCGGACAGGACTTCACGCCGGTCGCAGACGTCGAGAAGTTCGCCGAGCAGGTACGCGCTGGCGGAGTCGAAGCCGAGCTGCACGTGTACCCGGACGCGCCGCACAGCTTCTTCGATCGGAGCTTCGCCGAGCACGCCGACGCCTGCGCTGACGCGTGGCGTCGCATCCTCGACTTCATCGACCGCCATCGGCAGCGCTAATGGGCGGCGACGACCAGCGTCCCCGCCGAGTACGCGATCACTGCGGCGCCGAACCCGTGCAGGACGTCGGAGCCCAGCAGGCCGTTGATCTCACCGTTGGCACCCGGAACGGAGATCGTCTGTAGCGGTTGCGAGTGCAGTGGGACGGTTCCCGCCGACCACGAGCCGCTCTGGACCTCCTGCGCCTCTTCCCGGCAGCCGATGCCTGAGACCCGCTGACGCTTGCCCGTTTGCGGTAGGCCGACCGAGCTGACCAGCTGCGGGTCCACGGACGACACCGATGAGCCGGTGTCGAGGATGAAGTTGAACGGGCCTTGATCGCGGATTCGCACCGGAACGAGGGGCAGCGTCTCGCCTTCGGCCTGGGCGACGATGAGAGGGACGGTCATCGATGGCGAGGCCAGGCCGATGCCGGGGGGGATCGGGACCGAGGTCGGCCCGTGGACGTTGGTGTCGGGCCCTGGCGCCGGGCCCTCCGGACCGGGGAGGGCGAGGGACTGGTGCTCGTAGTCGAGCTGGATGGCGCCGAACCGCCCGAGCACGTCGGATCCGAGCAGCCCGGACGGAGCGTCCCGAAGCCCGAAGCCGGGGATGTCGATGTTGGAGACGGTTTGGGGCGACAGCGCCACGTTGCCCAGGGACCAACTCGGGCCGCTGACCGGTGTCTCGTTCGTCGTGCAGTTGGCACCGGTCACCGTCTGGGTCGGGCCGTTGGACGGGAGATGGAGTGACTTGACCAGCTGCGAGCCGAACGCCGACGAACCGGCGCCGCTGTCGACCACGAACGCGTATGGACCCTGCCCGGCGACACACACCGGCGCCAAGGCGATCGCCGCCGATCCCTGTTTGATCACCTTGATCGGCACCCGACTGACGGCGCCGCTCCCGCCCCCGGCTGACTGGTTGACGGCGGGGCACCCGCCCGGGAAGATCGGCTGGTCGGCCTGGGACCCCGACCCGCCGCCTCCGCACGACGCGACGGTCAGACCGATCAGCGTCATGATCGCGGCGAGCGCGCCTGCCCTCTCCAGCAGCCCTCGTCGTCCGCTCCGCCTCGTCACCGCGTCGTCATCCCGT is a genomic window of Acidimicrobiales bacterium containing:
- a CDS encoding dienelactone hydrolase family protein translates to MCFGDDARPPLPPVRGGAADHGDLVLRSADGTGLAAYYAHPDAPSNAGMVVMPDVRGLHDFYKELARRFAEAGLHSVAIDYFGRTAGIGPRGDDFSWREHVDQLEPQTVSEDVASASHWLRSLSNGTVQSVFTVGFCMGGALSWAQSAAGLDLSGCVGFYGMPARVADRIGDMKAPLLLLAAGQDFTPVADVEKFAEQVRAGGVEAELHVYPDAPHSFFDRSFAEHADACADAWRRILDFIDRHRQR
- a CDS encoding TetR family transcriptional regulator, with the translated sequence MAAADAAFASEGYAQASLRGIAQRAGVDPALVHHYFDGKAALFVEVTGLPRDFREIRDEVDRATGSRGTALVDRFLRYWDEEPPEGRANSFLSLMQAISSSPRAAESFKQFLIDRIWSQVARDPDDPDWLVRRALIGSQLVGVAFQRYVLRLEPLASAEPAEVAQWVGPTIDRYMAGPLEVAPPAPDRSRHSGRARPRQRGR
- a CDS encoding aspartyl protease family protein, with the translated sequence MTRRSGRRGLLERAGALAAIMTLIGLTVASCGGGGSGSQADQPIFPGGCPAVNQSAGGGSGAVSRVPIKVIKQGSAAIALAPVCVAGQGPYAFVVDSGAGSSAFGSQLVKSLHLPSNGPTQTVTGANCTTNETPVSGPSWSLGNVALSPQTVSNIDIPGFGLRDAPSGLLGSDVLGRFGAIQLDYEHQSLALPGPEGPAPGPDTNVHGPTSVPIPPGIGLASPSMTVPLIVAQAEGETLPLVPVRIRDQGPFNFILDTGSSVSSVDPQLVSSVGLPQTGKRQRVSGIGCREEAQEVQSGSWSAGTVPLHSQPLQTISVPGANGEINGLLGSDVLHGFGAAVIAYSAGTLVVAAH